Proteins encoded together in one Fundidesulfovibrio magnetotacticus window:
- a CDS encoding adenine phosphoribosyltransferase gives MIYERPVRESGDKHALHVEGLGYKVQLPWVWLPDGQGGEVRIASLDLVGQIRLNRDLGRLLADRLRPMIAGKRRVGMVTAVEKGLQVAQVAACELGLDEIAVAHNRVKPHMEPGRRPVIQVGADSVTSGDKFLALYERSISIVAEAVDGVILLDDVISSGSTMLALQSLVEAAARHARLDTPPPVITHACVAIEGEPALAPLTYLARLPEPRRKA, from the coding sequence ATGATCTACGAACGCCCGGTGCGCGAATCCGGCGACAAGCACGCCCTCCACGTGGAAGGCCTGGGCTACAAGGTCCAGCTGCCCTGGGTCTGGCTGCCCGACGGCCAGGGCGGCGAGGTGCGCATCGCCTCCCTGGACCTGGTGGGACAGATACGCCTCAACCGCGACCTGGGACGCCTTCTGGCGGACAGGCTGCGCCCCATGATCGCCGGGAAGCGCCGCGTGGGCATGGTCACGGCCGTGGAGAAGGGCCTCCAGGTGGCCCAGGTGGCCGCCTGCGAGCTGGGCCTGGACGAGATCGCCGTGGCCCACAACCGCGTGAAGCCGCACATGGAGCCCGGCCGCCGCCCCGTCATCCAGGTGGGCGCGGACTCCGTGACCAGCGGCGACAAGTTCCTGGCCCTCTACGAACGCTCCATCTCCATCGTGGCCGAGGCCGTGGACGGCGTGATCCTTTTGGACGACGTGATCTCCTCGGGCTCCACCATGCTGGCCCTCCAGTCTCTGGTGGAGGCCGCCGCGCGCCACGCCCGCCTGGACACCCCGCCCCCCGTGATCACCCACGCCTGCGTGGCCATCGAGGGCGAACCGGCGCTCGCGCCGCTCACCTACCTGGCCCGGCTCCCCGAACCCCGGCGCAAGGCGTGA
- a CDS encoding M16 family metallopeptidase — protein sequence MTSPDDIRFHVLDNGLRLAAERLPEARSVSFGIWIEVGSRHETPDQEGAAHLWEHLGFKGAGSRSALDIAKALDLFGGHSNAFTSREHTCFHARVTTRHLEEALDILSDIALHPAPSLEDLDREKDVVLQEIAMVEDDPEESLMESFWSELWPGGALAHPILGSPETVRAFDLPGLEAWRAGHYRPERMLVAAAGGLNHDELFAMVERRFGALAPGAPLPEPPRGDYRPAVLLRERDAEQTHVTLSFPALGAADDRRFALAALNAVMGGNMSSRLFQEVRERRGLAYSVYSYANSLSDRGVLHVCAGVDPERTPELLACLREELDRLARHGVTAEELDHARDHLLSGLFLSLESSEDRMSRLARNHLVLGRAVPPEETAARFEAVTLDDVSRLARELLDFSRAGLGILGPTVDPAWREAIRP from the coding sequence ATGACCAGCCCGGACGACATCCGCTTCCACGTCCTGGACAACGGCCTGCGACTGGCCGCCGAACGCCTGCCCGAGGCCCGAAGCGTGAGCTTCGGCATCTGGATCGAGGTAGGCTCCCGCCACGAAACCCCGGACCAGGAGGGCGCGGCCCATCTCTGGGAGCACCTGGGCTTCAAGGGCGCGGGCAGCCGCTCCGCCCTGGACATCGCCAAGGCCCTGGACCTCTTCGGCGGCCACTCCAACGCCTTCACCAGCCGGGAGCACACCTGCTTCCACGCCCGCGTCACCACGCGCCACCTGGAAGAGGCCCTGGACATCCTCTCCGACATCGCCCTGCACCCAGCGCCCTCCCTGGAGGACCTGGACCGCGAAAAGGACGTGGTGCTCCAGGAGATCGCCATGGTGGAGGACGACCCGGAGGAAAGCCTCATGGAGTCCTTCTGGTCCGAACTCTGGCCCGGAGGCGCGCTGGCCCACCCCATCCTGGGCTCGCCCGAGACCGTGCGCGCCTTCGACCTCCCCGGCCTGGAGGCCTGGCGCGCCGGGCACTACCGCCCGGAACGCATGCTCGTGGCAGCCGCCGGGGGCCTCAACCACGACGAACTCTTCGCCATGGTGGAACGCCGCTTCGGGGCGCTGGCCCCGGGCGCGCCCCTGCCCGAGCCCCCGCGCGGCGACTACCGCCCCGCCGTGCTCCTGCGCGAGCGCGACGCCGAGCAGACCCACGTGACCCTCTCCTTCCCCGCCCTGGGCGCGGCCGACGACCGCCGCTTCGCCCTGGCCGCCCTCAACGCCGTCATGGGCGGCAACATGTCCTCGCGGCTCTTCCAGGAGGTGCGCGAGCGCAGGGGCCTGGCCTACAGCGTCTACTCCTACGCCAACTCCCTCTCGGACCGGGGCGTTCTCCACGTCTGCGCCGGGGTGGACCCCGAGCGCACCCCCGAACTGCTGGCCTGCCTGCGCGAGGAGCTCGACCGCCTGGCGCGCCATGGCGTCACCGCCGAGGAGCTGGACCACGCCCGCGACCACCTGCTCTCCGGGCTCTTCCTCTCCCTGGAGTCCAGCGAGGACCGCATGTCGCGCCTGGCGCGCAACCACCTGGTGCTGGGCCGCGCCGTGCCCCCCGAGGAGACCGCCGCGCGCTTCGAGGCCGTCACCCTGGACGACGTGTCCCGCCTGGCCCGCGAACTGCTGGACTTCTCCCGCGCGGGGCTGGGCATCCTCGGCCCCACCGTGGACCCCGCCTGGCGCGAGGCCATCCGCCCGTGA
- a CDS encoding ABC transporter ATP-binding protein has translation MRPAESPDAPPAQPHPALELKGITKRFGPNVANDAVSLTAHAGEIHALLGENGAGKSTLMSILSGRYHPDAGEIVIDGKPARFASPADALARGVGMVHQRFMLVEAFTVAENIALAAGGPALLDLPGEARRIRELSGRFGLKARPEALVRDLSMGERQRVEILKLLRLGARVLIFDEPTSVLAPTEVAGLHEVLKTLRREMRTIVFITHKLEEALDLSDRISILRRGRLVSRTTPAEAGGKANLARLMVGREVIFAIDKPPVAPGDEVLKLQGFTGGPDPARPAFREVDLSLRRGEVLAVVGVAGNGQTELTEALAGLCPARAGTAALGGAPVEARHWARAPKPGLAYVPEDRHHEGSIPPLSLTHNFLLTRLGDFTRRMVLDWTVSRKATLEAMERFDIRAQAPEQASGELSGGNLQKLLLARELSRRPSVLVVNQPTQGLDVGASEDVWKSLLAAREHAGVLLVTGELTEALTLADRVAVMFEGRVLAVLDVADPDQVARICPLMAGVEFCR, from the coding sequence ATGCGCCCCGCCGAATCGCCGGACGCCCCCCCGGCCCAACCCCATCCCGCCCTGGAGCTCAAGGGCATCACCAAGCGTTTCGGCCCCAACGTGGCCAACGACGCCGTGAGCCTCACCGCCCATGCCGGGGAGATCCACGCCCTCCTGGGCGAGAACGGCGCGGGCAAGTCCACGCTCATGTCCATCCTCTCCGGGCGCTACCACCCGGACGCGGGCGAGATCGTCATCGACGGCAAGCCCGCCCGCTTCGCCTCCCCGGCCGACGCCCTGGCCAGGGGCGTGGGCATGGTGCACCAGCGCTTCATGCTGGTGGAGGCCTTCACCGTGGCCGAGAACATCGCCCTGGCCGCCGGTGGCCCCGCCTTGCTGGACCTGCCCGGCGAGGCCCGGCGCATCCGCGAACTCTCGGGGCGCTTCGGGCTCAAGGCCCGCCCCGAGGCCCTCGTGCGCGACCTCTCCATGGGCGAACGCCAGCGCGTGGAAATCCTCAAGCTCCTGCGCCTGGGGGCCAGGGTGCTCATCTTCGACGAGCCCACCTCCGTGCTGGCCCCCACCGAAGTGGCCGGGCTCCACGAAGTGCTCAAGACCCTGCGCCGCGAGATGCGCACCATCGTCTTCATCACCCACAAGCTCGAAGAGGCCCTGGACCTCTCCGACCGCATCTCCATCCTGCGCCGGGGACGCCTGGTGTCCCGCACCACTCCGGCCGAGGCCGGGGGCAAGGCCAACCTGGCCCGGCTCATGGTGGGCCGCGAGGTGATCTTCGCCATCGACAAGCCCCCCGTGGCCCCGGGCGACGAGGTGCTCAAGCTCCAGGGCTTCACCGGCGGGCCGGACCCCGCGCGCCCCGCCTTCCGCGAGGTGGACCTCTCCCTGCGCCGGGGCGAGGTGCTGGCCGTGGTGGGCGTGGCGGGCAACGGGCAGACCGAACTCACCGAGGCCCTGGCCGGGCTGTGCCCCGCGCGCGCGGGCACGGCGGCCCTGGGAGGCGCGCCGGTCGAGGCCCGCCACTGGGCCAGGGCCCCCAAGCCCGGGCTGGCCTACGTGCCCGAGGACCGCCACCACGAGGGAAGCATCCCGCCGTTGTCGCTCACCCACAATTTCCTGCTCACCCGTCTGGGCGACTTCACCCGGCGCATGGTCCTGGACTGGACCGTCAGCCGCAAGGCCACCCTGGAGGCCATGGAGCGCTTCGACATCCGCGCCCAGGCCCCGGAACAGGCCTCGGGCGAGCTCTCGGGGGGCAACCTCCAGAAACTCCTGCTGGCCCGCGAGCTCTCGCGCCGCCCCTCCGTGCTGGTGGTGAACCAGCCCACCCAGGGCCTGGACGTGGGGGCCTCCGAGGACGTGTGGAAGAGCCTGCTGGCCGCGCGCGAGCACGCGGGCGTGCTGCTGGTGACGGGCGAGCTCACCGAGGCCCTGACCCTGGCCGACCGCGTGGCCGTTATGTTCGAGGGCCGCGTGCTGGCCGTGCTCGACGTGGCCGACCCCGACCAGGTGGCCCGCATCTGCCCGCTCATGGCGGGCGTGGAGTTCTGCCGATGA
- a CDS encoding ABC transporter permease produces the protein MNDFVFLVALTLKTSLAVLLAAQGEVLSERAGVINLGQEGMLVMGALTGFWTGFVTRDPVLAFAAAGAVGACLALLHGFFAVRLGANQLLSGIALTILGLGLSNYLGRGLIGKVGLRVGEMPIPVLADIPWIGPALFKQNPVVYLGVLVTLASWWMLTRTRFGLAVRACGENPAAADAMGVHVARTRLTCLAAGGFLTGAAGAYLSLVFTPGWKEGISGGQGWIAVAIVIFAGWRPWPALAGALFFGFLSALQFFFQATSVHLVPLYVLRILPYVLTILTLSLATALGRGGRAPAGLGKPYFPEES, from the coding sequence ATGAACGACTTCGTCTTCCTCGTGGCCCTCACGCTCAAAACCTCGCTGGCCGTGCTCCTGGCCGCCCAGGGCGAGGTGCTCTCGGAGCGCGCCGGGGTGATCAACCTGGGCCAGGAGGGCATGCTCGTCATGGGCGCGCTCACGGGCTTCTGGACGGGCTTCGTCACGCGCGACCCCGTGCTGGCCTTCGCCGCCGCCGGGGCCGTGGGGGCCTGCCTGGCCCTGCTGCACGGCTTCTTCGCCGTGCGCCTGGGGGCCAACCAGCTGCTCTCCGGCATCGCCCTGACCATCCTGGGCCTGGGGCTCTCCAACTACCTGGGCCGGGGGCTCATCGGCAAGGTGGGCCTGCGCGTGGGCGAGATGCCCATCCCCGTGCTGGCGGACATCCCCTGGATCGGCCCCGCGCTTTTCAAGCAGAACCCCGTGGTCTACCTGGGCGTGCTGGTCACCCTGGCCTCCTGGTGGATGCTCACCCGCACGCGCTTCGGCCTGGCCGTGCGCGCCTGCGGCGAGAACCCCGCCGCCGCCGACGCCATGGGCGTCCACGTGGCCCGCACGCGCCTTACGTGCCTCGCGGCCGGGGGCTTCCTCACGGGCGCGGCCGGGGCCTACCTGTCGCTGGTGTTCACCCCGGGCTGGAAGGAGGGCATCTCCGGCGGCCAGGGCTGGATCGCCGTGGCCATCGTGATCTTCGCGGGCTGGCGTCCCTGGCCCGCCCTGGCCGGGGCGCTCTTCTTCGGGTTCCTCTCGGCGCTCCAGTTCTTCTTCCAGGCCACCAGCGTGCACCTGGTGCCCCTCTACGTGCTGCGCATCCTGCCCTACGTGCTCACCATCCTCACCCTGAGCCTCGCAACGGCCCTTGGCAGGGGCGGCCGCGCCCCCGCCGGACTCGGCAAACCCTACTTCCCCGAGGAGTCATGA
- a CDS encoding ABC transporter permease, with protein sequence MTAKARSRFLLWGLAAAIPLAAGAAIFAFLGANPLEAYHVMFLGAFGTWARFSEVLVKASALMLTGLAVILAARMNLWNIGCEGQLVMGGVFASGLALALGPSWPGWLLLPCMVLAGAAGGACWSAGPAWLRSRLGVSEIITTLLLNYVAIALMEHLYFGPWRDPLGMGFPGTAIFADAATLPRFPGTRIHPGFLMGLAGCAVLAWVLAKTRWGYELTVMGLGPRAADYAGMDSGRRALTVLLLSGAVAGLAGMAEVSGIHSRLQQGLAVGYGYDGVIVACLARLNPALAPPAAVVLAAVLVGGEYLQTRLRLPSAASLVIEAALLLSLLWLQTRQARR encoded by the coding sequence ATGACCGCCAAGGCGCGTTCGCGCTTCCTGCTCTGGGGGCTGGCCGCAGCCATCCCCCTGGCCGCCGGGGCGGCCATCTTCGCCTTCCTGGGGGCCAACCCCCTGGAGGCCTACCACGTGATGTTCCTGGGGGCCTTCGGCACCTGGGCGCGCTTCTCCGAAGTGCTCGTGAAGGCCTCGGCCCTCATGCTCACGGGCCTGGCGGTGATCCTGGCCGCGCGCATGAACCTGTGGAACATCGGCTGCGAAGGCCAGCTGGTGATGGGCGGAGTGTTCGCCTCGGGGCTGGCCCTGGCGCTGGGCCCCTCCTGGCCGGGCTGGCTCCTGCTGCCGTGCATGGTCCTGGCCGGGGCTGCGGGCGGCGCGTGCTGGTCGGCCGGTCCGGCGTGGCTGCGCTCGCGCCTGGGGGTGAGCGAGATCATCACCACGCTGCTCCTCAACTACGTGGCCATCGCCCTCATGGAGCACCTCTATTTCGGCCCCTGGCGCGACCCCCTGGGCATGGGCTTCCCCGGCACGGCCATCTTCGCCGACGCGGCCACCCTGCCGCGTTTCCCGGGCACGCGCATCCACCCCGGCTTCCTGATGGGCCTCGCCGGGTGCGCCGTGCTGGCCTGGGTGCTGGCGAAAACCCGCTGGGGCTACGAGCTCACGGTGATGGGCCTGGGGCCGCGCGCGGCCGACTACGCGGGCATGGACTCGGGCAGGCGCGCCCTCACGGTGTTGCTCCTCTCGGGCGCGGTGGCGGGGCTGGCGGGCATGGCCGAGGTCTCGGGCATCCACTCCCGGCTCCAGCAGGGGCTGGCCGTGGGCTACGGCTACGACGGCGTGATCGTGGCCTGTCTGGCCCGGCTCAACCCGGCCCTGGCCCCCCCGGCCGCTGTGGTCCTGGCCGCCGTGCTGGTGGGCGGCGAATACCTCCAGACCCGCCTGCGCCTGCCCTCGGCCGCGAGCCTCGTCATCGAGGCCGCGTTGCTCCTTTCGCTTCTGTGGCTCCAGACAAGGCAGGCCAGGCGATGA